From a region of the Acinetobacter larvae genome:
- a CDS encoding magnesium transporter CorA family protein, which produces MIHIYRHDRSQHNSLAWYRSITPTRQHTQNLIADYNIPASFISAAIDPDERPRIEQQGECVLLILHIPYTDPDVMQHADAVKYRTVPFSMILTADHFITLCKKDAALGPDFFTHSSLLHNQPQPAQVAMTVIANTAEHFVQAIQNIEQAIQQAEAELVQSYRNQELYALLYLNESLLYINSSLKQLIQVLSKAELQHAILHSDYDHALYRQSLIEFEQVAAVAKINQLNLNNVMDAYGNIIQNNVSHVVKLLTAITIVLSIPTLIASIYGMNVPLPFQEAEYAFNYLVIAMCLCSALVAYYFYKKRYF; this is translated from the coding sequence ATGATTCATATTTATCGTCACGACCGCTCACAGCACAATAGCTTAGCTTGGTATAGAAGCATCACCCCCACACGGCAACACACCCAAAATTTAATCGCAGATTATAATATTCCTGCCAGCTTTATTTCTGCTGCCATTGATCCAGATGAACGCCCACGTATCGAACAACAAGGCGAATGTGTGCTGCTGATTCTGCACATTCCATATACCGACCCAGATGTAATGCAACATGCCGATGCGGTGAAATACCGTACAGTACCTTTTAGCATGATCTTAACGGCAGACCATTTCATTACCCTTTGCAAAAAAGATGCCGCTTTAGGACCTGATTTTTTCACCCATTCCAGCCTGTTGCATAATCAACCGCAACCCGCACAGGTTGCCATGACTGTGATCGCCAATACTGCAGAACATTTTGTACAAGCCATACAAAATATAGAACAAGCCATTCAACAGGCTGAAGCAGAGTTGGTACAGTCTTACCGTAACCAAGAGTTATATGCCCTGCTGTATTTAAATGAAAGTTTGCTGTACATCAATAGCTCCCTAAAACAACTTATACAAGTACTCAGTAAAGCTGAATTACAACATGCTATTTTACACAGCGATTATGACCACGCGTTATATCGACAAAGCTTAATCGAGTTTGAACAGGTTGCTGCTGTTGCCAAAATTAATCAGTTGAATCTAAATAATGTCATGGATGCCTATGGCAATATTATTCAAAACAACGTCAGCCATGTGGTTAAGTTGCTTACCGCGATTACCATTGTATTGTCTATTCCTACATTGATAGCCAGTATCTATGGGATGAACGTACCGCTCCCCTTTCAAGAAGCCGAATATGCTTTTAATTATTTGGTCATCGCCATGTGTCTGTGCAGTGCTTTAGTCGCATATTATTTTTATAAAAAACGCTACTTCTAA